A genomic window from Pecten maximus chromosome 6, xPecMax1.1, whole genome shotgun sequence includes:
- the LOC117328700 gene encoding acid-sensing ion channel 1B-like produces the protein MEAWLATTTGSTKSLAFYIMANQDEYVYSDNMGAGMKIVVHDPDEEPDTDKGFFASPGFSSYASLHLTKYKYMPYPYQSMGGGYCLNTKDVDFKNQLEFHETYSRKACLRECKYRFLVSTCGCQAATDFAYYGRNMTLQNACRCSIPCEFNTYSASVTTAYFPSKPNDYFFQQMGFKDMRANFMEVRVFFDTLSYLKVEYQAEYDLEKIVATLGGQMGIFLGASLLTLSELIEFLLMAALVCCKRITKKKR, from the exons ATGGAAGCCTGGTTAGCAACAACTACCGGAAGTACCAAGTCACTCGCGTTCTACATCATGGCTAACCAGGATGAATACGTATACAGTGATAACATGGGGGCAGGCATGAAG ATTGTTGTACACGATCCGGATGAGGAACCTGATACAGACAAAGGTTTCTTCGCCTCTCCTGGCTTCTCGTCCTACGCCTCTCTTCATCTCACCAAG TACAAGTACATGCCGTATCCATACCAGTCCATGGGAGGAGGCTACTGCCTTAACACCAAAGATGTCGACTTCAAGAACCAACTGGAATTTCACGAGACGTACAGTCGTAAAGCGTGTCTGAGGGAATGTAAATACCGTTTCTTAGTCAGCACATGTGGTTGCCAGGCAGCAACTGACTTCG CGTACTATGGCCGGAACATGACCCTACAGAACGCCTGTCGGTGTTCGATTCCCTGCGAGTTTAACACTTACAGTGCCTCCGTTACCACAGCCTACTTCCCATCCAAGCCCAACGACTACTTCTTCCAACAAATGGGGTTCAAAGATATGAG GGCAAACTTTATGGAGGTGAGGGTTTTCTTCGACACACTGAGCTACCTGAAGGTCGAGTACCAAGCAGAGTATGACCTTGAAAAAATCGTTG cGACTCTTGGAGGCCAGATGGGAATATTCCTTGGTGCCAGTCTGCTGACACTGTCGGAACTTATAGAATTCCTGTTGATGGCTGCCCTCGTGTGTTGTAAAAGAATCACCAAGAAAAAGCGATAA